A genome region from Hymenobacter tibetensis includes the following:
- a CDS encoding class I SAM-dependent methyltransferase codes for MLDRFSSQAELYARYRIDYPPELYEFLLAHTPQRHRAWDCATGNGQVAVVLAEHFEQVEATDISKAQLAEAPQRANITYHVSPAEHTPFPAATLDLITVGQAVHWFDADAFNQEVHRIARPGATVAEWGYGLVQMHETLDPLIRQFYAGTMRPYWDENRWHIDDAYARIPFPFEAVQHAQFEVRRHWSAEWFLNYLRTWSSVVKYEKQHGQDPVLLIADELTQLWGAQEREVTFPVFLRLGRVE; via the coding sequence ATGCTCGACCGTTTCTCCTCCCAAGCCGAACTCTACGCTCGTTACCGCATCGATTATCCGCCGGAGCTATACGAGTTTCTGCTAGCGCACACCCCGCAGCGCCACCGGGCATGGGACTGCGCCACCGGCAACGGGCAAGTAGCGGTGGTGCTGGCCGAGCATTTCGAGCAGGTGGAGGCCACCGACATCAGCAAAGCCCAACTGGCTGAGGCGCCGCAACGGGCCAATATCACCTACCACGTATCGCCAGCCGAGCACACGCCTTTCCCGGCGGCTACTCTTGATTTGATAACCGTAGGGCAAGCCGTGCATTGGTTTGATGCCGACGCTTTCAATCAAGAGGTGCACCGCATAGCTCGCCCCGGAGCCACAGTAGCTGAATGGGGATATGGCCTGGTGCAGATGCACGAAACCCTGGACCCACTCATCCGACAGTTTTACGCTGGCACCATGCGGCCCTACTGGGACGAGAACCGCTGGCACATCGACGATGCCTATGCGCGCATCCCATTTCCGTTCGAGGCGGTGCAGCACGCGCAGTTCGAGGTGCGGCGGCACTGGTCGGCGGAGTGGTTTCTGAACTACTTGCGCACCTGGTCGAGCGTGGTGAAATATGAAAAGCAGCATGGCCAAGACCCGGTGCTGCTGATTGCCGACGAGCTAACGCAGCTGTGGGGCGCCCAGGAGCGGGAGGTGACGTTTCCCGTGTTTCTGCGGCTGGGGCGGGTAGAATAA
- a CDS encoding Gfo/Idh/MocA family protein, translating into MNPIQTGLLAYGMSGRIFHAPFLEAHPGFALRAVAERSRKQMQTTYPHVISYDSVADLLRDPAIELVVVNTPNDSHFSLATEALHAGKHVLIEKPVGTSAADIDALYALGRQMNRQVFGYQNRRWDSDFMAVRQVVESGQLGQLLEVHIRFDRYKTAIHTKVFKEEPSTPGSGLHFDLGPHILDQTISLFGRPSEFRRTLGSFRPNSRVTDYMQLHLLYPNGLNVYLTTSLLVADPGPAFVLHGTYGSLRKGRTDVQEAQLDHGLTPLDDSYGLEPADAAGTLTLVNENGEKAVQSIEPLRGNYMGLFEAVHQAIRNGQPYPIREDELRTQLEILES; encoded by the coding sequence ATGAATCCTATCCAAACTGGTTTGCTCGCCTACGGCATGTCGGGCCGCATTTTCCACGCCCCTTTCTTGGAGGCGCATCCTGGTTTTGCGCTACGGGCGGTGGCTGAGCGCAGCCGAAAGCAGATGCAGACCACCTATCCGCACGTAATCAGCTACGACAGCGTGGCGGACCTGCTCCGGGACCCGGCCATCGAGCTAGTGGTCGTTAACACACCAAATGATTCTCACTTCAGCTTGGCCACCGAAGCGCTGCACGCCGGCAAGCATGTGCTCATCGAGAAGCCGGTGGGTACTTCCGCGGCTGATATTGATGCCCTGTATGCGCTGGGCCGCCAAATGAACCGCCAGGTGTTCGGCTATCAGAACCGTCGCTGGGACAGTGACTTCATGGCCGTACGCCAGGTGGTGGAAAGCGGCCAGCTCGGTCAGCTCCTCGAAGTCCATATCCGCTTCGACCGTTACAAAACGGCCATTCACACCAAAGTATTCAAGGAGGAGCCCTCCACCCCGGGCAGCGGCTTGCACTTCGACCTTGGACCGCATATTCTCGACCAAACAATCAGCTTGTTTGGGCGCCCTAGCGAGTTCCGCCGCACCCTCGGCAGCTTCCGCCCCAACTCCCGCGTCACCGATTACATGCAGCTCCACCTGCTCTACCCCAACGGCCTGAATGTGTACCTTACTACCAGCTTGCTGGTAGCGGACCCAGGCCCCGCTTTTGTGCTGCACGGCACTTACGGCAGCTTGCGCAAAGGCCGCACCGATGTGCAGGAGGCCCAGCTAGACCACGGCCTGACGCCCCTCGATGACTCGTATGGCCTAGAGCCCGCCGATGCCGCTGGCACTCTCACGCTGGTCAACGAAAACGGCGAAAAAGCTGTGCAATCCATAGAACCGTTGCGCGGCAACTACATGGGCTTGTTTGAAGCGGTGCATCAGGCTATCCGCAACGGGCAGCCATATCCTATTCGCGAAGATGAACTTCGAACCCAACTGGAAATCCTGGAATCATAA
- a CDS encoding DEAD/DEAH box helicase has protein sequence MNYQNATPIQEQAIPKIIEGKDLIACAQTGTGKTAAYLLPLLDKISHAKHGNTSTLILVPTRELATQIDEQVTGFGYFVEASSIAIYGGGKSENWEQQKRALTSGADIIIATPGRLIAHLQMGYVKFDQIKYLVLDEADKMMDMGFSDDILNIVRQLPKQRQTLLFSATMPSKIRDFSKQILNEPEEIRLAVSKPAAGIDQQFYMAFDRQKIYLLEHIIKTQDVQSMVLFTSQKAAVAGIVRAISKLGYEAQGISSDRTQEEREQIMRDFKNKKFPILVATDVLSRGIDIDSLSHVVNYDIPRAAEDYVHRIGRTARAATKGTAITFIADQDQDRVVKIEKLIEREVEKQTITEGLGLGPAPEFDPKRFAGLHGKVGGRPERGGRSGGGPRNDRGPRPEGDRGPRSGGRDGNRPARAGAPDPKDPKHQERIAKAQAALAALDAGQAPAVPYERPPRAPRPEGDVKEGVREARPPREPRAPRPQGEAQDGAGQPREPRAEGAEGQRRRKRGGRNRGGRGPRPEGGPEGAAPEATAAAPAAPSAE, from the coding sequence ATGAATTACCAGAATGCCACTCCCATCCAAGAGCAGGCCATTCCCAAAATTATTGAAGGCAAAGACCTAATTGCCTGCGCCCAAACTGGTACCGGCAAAACGGCCGCCTACCTGCTACCCCTACTCGATAAGATTTCGCATGCCAAGCACGGCAACACCTCCACCCTCATTCTGGTGCCCACGCGCGAGCTGGCCACCCAGATTGACGAGCAAGTAACCGGTTTCGGCTACTTCGTGGAAGCCAGCAGCATTGCCATCTACGGCGGTGGCAAAAGCGAGAACTGGGAGCAGCAGAAACGGGCTCTCACCAGCGGCGCCGACATCATTATTGCCACCCCCGGCCGCCTGATTGCGCATCTGCAAATGGGCTATGTCAAGTTCGACCAAATCAAGTATTTGGTGCTTGATGAGGCCGACAAGATGATGGACATGGGCTTCTCGGATGACATTTTGAACATTGTGCGGCAGTTGCCCAAGCAACGGCAGACGCTGCTGTTCTCGGCCACCATGCCTAGCAAGATTCGGGACTTCTCGAAGCAGATTCTCAACGAGCCCGAGGAAATCCGGCTGGCTGTGTCCAAGCCCGCCGCCGGCATCGACCAGCAGTTTTACATGGCCTTCGACCGCCAGAAAATCTACCTACTCGAGCACATCATCAAAACCCAGGACGTGCAGAGTATGGTGCTTTTCACCAGCCAGAAAGCAGCCGTGGCCGGCATTGTGCGGGCCATCAGTAAGCTCGGCTACGAAGCGCAGGGTATTTCATCGGATAGGACGCAGGAGGAGCGCGAGCAAATCATGCGCGACTTCAAAAACAAGAAGTTTCCAATTCTGGTGGCTACCGACGTACTCAGCCGCGGCATCGACATCGACTCGCTGAGCCACGTGGTGAACTACGACATCCCACGCGCCGCCGAAGACTACGTGCACCGGATTGGCCGTACGGCCCGCGCCGCTACCAAAGGCACGGCCATCACCTTCATTGCTGATCAGGACCAGGATCGGGTGGTGAAGATCGAGAAGCTGATTGAGCGCGAAGTGGAAAAGCAAACCATTACGGAAGGGTTGGGCCTGGGCCCCGCCCCGGAATTCGACCCCAAGCGCTTTGCTGGTCTGCACGGTAAAGTTGGGGGCCGTCCCGAGCGTGGCGGCCGGTCCGGCGGTGGTCCGCGCAACGACCGGGGCCCGCGCCCCGAAGGTGACCGGGGTCCCCGCAGCGGTGGCCGCGACGGTAACCGCCCCGCCCGTGCCGGTGCCCCCGACCCCAAAGATCCGAAGCATCAGGAGCGCATTGCCAAAGCCCAAGCCGCGCTGGCTGCGCTGGATGCCGGGCAAGCTCCGGCTGTTCCTTACGAACGGCCTCCTCGCGCTCCGCGCCCCGAAGGCGACGTGAAGGAGGGCGTACGAGAAGCACGTCCGCCACGCGAGCCACGAGCGCCCCGCCCCCAAGGGGAAGCGCAGGATGGCGCAGGCCAACCCCGTGAGCCCCGCGCCGAAGGAGCAGAGGGTCAGCGCCGCCGCAAGCGAGGCGGCCGCAACCGGGGTGGCCGCGGGCCACGCCCAGAAGGCGGACCAGAAGGCGCTGCGCCCGAAGCTACCGCAGCAGCCCCAGCAGCTCCTAGTGCGGAGTAG
- a CDS encoding NAD(P)/FAD-dependent oxidoreductase produces the protein MKTYDVLIIGGSNAGLSAAMTLGRSLRHVLVLDSNQPCNRQTPHSHNFLTRDGETPTTLAAIAREQVLRYPTVRIQADTAVIAKAVAAGFEVETARGEVLRSRKLLLATGLKDEMLPIPGFAECWGISVLHCPYCHGYEVHSQKLGLLANGNMAAEFVSLIYHWSQNLVLFTNGPADLTPEQAATMHARKVQVVETPIRELEHNNGQLLAVHTQDGTAHTVKAMFARVPFRQHSDLALQLGCTLTDNDLIQATEFGETSVPGVFAAGDNTTLMRQIAVAIASGGKAAAWLNKDLIQESAYSLA, from the coding sequence ATGAAGACCTACGATGTTCTGATTATAGGAGGCAGCAATGCCGGATTAAGCGCCGCCATGACGCTAGGACGCTCTTTGCGGCATGTGCTGGTGCTGGATAGCAACCAGCCCTGCAATCGTCAAACCCCTCATTCGCACAATTTCCTGACCCGCGACGGCGAAACGCCTACAACTCTCGCGGCTATTGCTCGTGAACAAGTATTGCGCTACCCAACGGTGAGGATCCAAGCGGATACAGCTGTGATAGCAAAGGCGGTAGCAGCCGGTTTCGAGGTGGAAACTGCGCGCGGAGAGGTGCTACGGAGCCGTAAACTGTTGCTGGCAACGGGGTTGAAAGACGAGATGCTGCCTATTCCGGGCTTTGCCGAGTGCTGGGGTATTTCGGTGCTGCACTGCCCGTACTGCCATGGCTATGAGGTGCACAGCCAGAAGCTGGGCCTACTGGCTAATGGAAACATGGCGGCAGAATTTGTGAGTTTGATCTATCACTGGAGTCAGAACTTAGTGCTGTTCACCAATGGCCCCGCCGACTTAACCCCCGAACAAGCAGCTACTATGCACGCCCGGAAGGTTCAGGTAGTGGAAACGCCCATCCGCGAATTAGAGCACAACAACGGGCAGTTGCTTGCTGTGCACACACAAGATGGGACAGCTCACACCGTAAAGGCCATGTTTGCCCGGGTTCCATTCCGGCAGCATAGCGACTTGGCCTTGCAACTTGGGTGTACGCTCACTGACAACGACCTTATCCAAGCAACAGAGTTTGGTGAAACTTCAGTGCCCGGCGTGTTTGCCGCCGGCGACAACACAACGCTTATGCGACAGATAGCTGTAGCTATTGCCAGTGGGGGCAAAGCTGCTGCTTGGCTGAACAAGGACTTGATACAGGAAAGCGCATATAGCCTTGCGTAG
- a CDS encoding 1,4-dihydroxy-2-naphthoate polyprenyltransferase encodes MSASNTSSSVVPSSPAKAWISAFRPRTLPLALASILTGGFLAASHGLFRGEVVGLAALTTILLQILSNLANDYGDSQNGADSVHREGPQRAVQSGAITPAQMKRGMSVFGLLSLLSGLALLWVALGTAGAWIFATFFVLGLSAIWAAVNYTAGSKPYGYAGLGDLSVFLFFGIVGVCGTYFLQTRTLPLGILLPAAALGCFATAVLNVNNIRDIRSDKLAGKITIPVRLGPTHARRYHWLLLLLGFGCAVLYVALSYHSVWQWLFVLAAPLLLFNARAVWQRQESMQLDPLLKQMALSTLVFTVLFGIGQVI; translated from the coding sequence ATGTCTGCCTCTAACACCAGTTCTTCCGTCGTACCTAGTAGTCCTGCAAAAGCGTGGATTTCCGCCTTTCGGCCCCGTACGCTGCCTTTGGCGCTAGCCAGCATCCTAACCGGTGGCTTTTTGGCGGCGTCGCATGGCCTGTTTCGAGGTGAGGTAGTGGGATTGGCGGCCCTTACCACCATCCTGCTCCAGATTCTGAGCAACCTTGCCAACGACTACGGCGACTCCCAGAACGGAGCCGACAGCGTGCACCGTGAAGGTCCGCAACGGGCCGTGCAGAGCGGTGCCATTACTCCGGCGCAAATGAAGCGCGGCATGAGTGTTTTTGGGCTTCTGTCTCTTCTGAGTGGTCTGGCACTGCTATGGGTAGCACTAGGCACCGCCGGCGCCTGGATCTTCGCTACCTTCTTCGTGCTTGGGTTGTCGGCCATTTGGGCAGCGGTGAACTACACGGCTGGCTCTAAACCCTACGGCTACGCCGGATTGGGCGACCTATCTGTATTTCTATTCTTTGGTATAGTGGGCGTATGCGGCACCTACTTCCTACAGACCCGCACTTTACCGCTTGGCATACTGCTTCCCGCGGCTGCATTAGGCTGCTTCGCCACGGCAGTACTCAACGTAAACAACATCCGCGACATCCGTTCCGACAAGCTAGCCGGCAAAATCACGATTCCGGTGCGGCTTGGTCCAACGCATGCCCGTCGTTATCACTGGCTGTTGTTGCTACTAGGTTTCGGGTGCGCAGTGTTGTACGTGGCTCTTTCGTATCATTCAGTGTGGCAGTGGCTGTTTGTACTGGCAGCTCCATTGCTGCTCTTCAACGCCCGTGCCGTGTGGCAGCGCCAAGAGTCAATGCAACTCGATCCGCTGCTCAAGCAAATGGCCCTCAGTACGTTGGTGTTCACAGTGCTCTTTGGGATAGGGCAGGTTATCTAA
- a CDS encoding glutathione peroxidase produces MKSLLLLGVLAACGLSFTSLNTSASSTAMTEPTAAASVYDFTVKSIDGKDVKLSQYKGKKLLIVNTASECGYTPQYKELEELYKKHGDKVTVLGFPANNFGGQEPGTNEQISTFCEKNFGVTFPLFSKVSVKGDDTAPLYKFLADKAKNGAVSEAPSWNFCKYLVDEQGHVVAFYPSKVKPMSEELVAAIMK; encoded by the coding sequence ATGAAAAGTCTTCTTTTGCTTGGCGTGCTGGCTGCTTGTGGCCTCTCGTTTACCTCCCTCAATACTTCTGCTAGTTCTACTGCCATGACCGAACCCACCGCCGCTGCCTCCGTCTACGATTTCACCGTTAAATCCATTGACGGGAAAGACGTGAAGCTGAGCCAGTATAAAGGCAAGAAGCTGCTCATCGTAAATACGGCGTCGGAGTGTGGTTACACGCCGCAGTACAAAGAGCTGGAAGAACTCTACAAAAAGCATGGCGACAAGGTGACCGTCCTCGGCTTCCCGGCCAACAACTTCGGCGGCCAAGAGCCCGGCACTAACGAGCAGATTTCCACCTTCTGCGAGAAAAACTTCGGCGTGACTTTCCCGCTGTTCTCGAAAGTATCGGTGAAAGGCGACGACACGGCCCCCCTCTACAAGTTTCTCGCCGACAAGGCGAAGAATGGTGCTGTGAGTGAGGCGCCGAGCTGGAACTTCTGCAAATATCTAGTGGATGAGCAAGGCCACGTGGTAGCCTTCTACCCATCCAAAGTGAAGCCCATGAGCGAAGAGCTGGTGGCTGCTATCATGAAGTAA
- a CDS encoding LOG family protein: MKSVAVYCGSSSGTNELYTQQAHEMGRVLAERNMTLVYGGGRVGLMGTVADSALQHGGKVIGVIPDFLVAKEVEHKGLTELHIVKTMHERKLLMADLAEGFVAMPGGYGTLEELFEVLTWGQLGLHRKAVALLNVDGYYDHLLRALDHMADQGLLRVENRHQLLSDPTPTGILDQMLAYVPVELPKWLTPSTT; this comes from the coding sequence ATGAAAAGCGTAGCAGTTTATTGCGGTTCCAGCTCCGGAACCAACGAACTATACACCCAGCAAGCCCACGAAATGGGCCGGGTGCTGGCCGAACGGAACATGACGCTGGTGTACGGCGGGGGCCGCGTGGGCCTCATGGGTACCGTGGCCGACAGTGCCCTGCAGCACGGTGGAAAAGTCATTGGCGTAATTCCTGACTTTCTGGTAGCCAAAGAAGTGGAGCACAAAGGCCTCACCGAGCTGCACATCGTGAAAACTATGCACGAGCGGAAGCTGCTGATGGCCGACCTCGCGGAAGGTTTCGTTGCCATGCCCGGCGGCTATGGCACCCTGGAAGAGCTGTTCGAGGTGCTTACGTGGGGTCAACTCGGGTTGCACCGCAAAGCCGTAGCCCTCCTTAACGTAGACGGCTACTACGACCACCTGCTCCGCGCCCTCGACCATATGGCCGACCAGGGCCTCTTGCGCGTCGAAAACCGCCACCAGCTGCTCAGCGACCCAACGCCAACTGGTATTCTAGACCAGATGCTTGCCTACGTGCCCGTAGAGTTGCCTAAGTGGTTGACTCCTAGTACCACCTAA
- the argS gene encoding arginine--tRNA ligase — MQQLEQTLKTALGAAIQNVFGTEVPAAQLTLQPTRKEFAGSFTLVTFPFTKTLGKGPEQIGQAVGEWLVANEPAVKGFNVVKGFLNLEVADAQWLTVFEQLRQLPADAPVATGGPQNVVVEYSSPNTNKPLHLGHLRNNFLGYSVAEILKATGATVTKANLVNDRGIHICKSMLAYQQYGHGETPASAGIKGDHLAGKYYVLFEKHYREQIKQLEAEGVATDIAKRKAPLMLEAQDMLLKWEANDEEVVSLWKQMNGWVYEGFDETYKNIGVDFDKFYYESQTYLLGKERVEEGLQKGVFFKKEDGSVWVDLQAEGLDEKLLLRSDGTSVYITQDLGTAELKYQDFHYDLSVYVIADEQNYHMQVLKAVLAKLGKPYADAIYHLSYGMVDLPSGKMKSREGTVVDADELVREVVEAAKQATLEKGKIEGLSEEEAAQLFHMLGLGALKYYLLKVDPKKRMLFNPEESVSLEGHTGPFIQYSHARISSILRKAAEQGVGVDAALSGLTEIHDTERDMIQELGRYAAVVAEAARAQSPALVAQYAYDVAKAYNRFYTEVPIFIEPDATKKAFRVALSAQTARAIKCSMGLLGIEVPERM; from the coding sequence GTGCAACAACTCGAACAAACCCTCAAAACCGCGCTGGGCGCGGCTATCCAGAATGTATTTGGCACAGAGGTGCCCGCCGCTCAGCTCACATTGCAGCCCACACGCAAGGAGTTTGCTGGCTCCTTCACGCTCGTCACGTTTCCGTTCACCAAAACCCTAGGCAAAGGCCCCGAGCAGATTGGGCAGGCAGTAGGAGAGTGGCTGGTGGCCAACGAGCCCGCTGTGAAAGGCTTCAACGTGGTGAAAGGCTTCCTGAACCTGGAAGTGGCTGATGCACAGTGGCTGACCGTATTCGAGCAGCTGCGGCAGTTGCCAGCCGACGCGCCCGTCGCGACGGGCGGCCCGCAAAACGTGGTGGTGGAGTATTCTTCGCCTAACACCAACAAGCCCCTGCACTTAGGCCATTTGCGCAACAACTTTCTCGGCTACTCGGTGGCCGAAATACTGAAAGCCACTGGCGCCACCGTCACCAAGGCCAACCTCGTCAACGACCGGGGGATTCACATCTGCAAGTCGATGCTGGCCTACCAGCAGTATGGCCACGGCGAAACACCAGCTTCGGCGGGCATCAAAGGCGACCACCTGGCGGGCAAGTACTACGTGCTGTTCGAGAAGCACTACCGGGAGCAGATAAAGCAACTGGAAGCGGAAGGCGTCGCCACCGACATTGCCAAGCGCAAGGCGCCGCTGATGCTCGAAGCGCAGGACATGCTGCTGAAGTGGGAGGCCAACGACGAAGAGGTGGTAAGCCTGTGGAAGCAGATGAACGGGTGGGTGTACGAAGGCTTCGACGAGACCTACAAGAACATTGGCGTCGATTTCGACAAGTTCTACTACGAGTCGCAAACCTACCTGCTGGGCAAAGAGCGGGTGGAAGAAGGCCTACAGAAAGGTGTGTTCTTCAAAAAGGAAGACGGCTCGGTGTGGGTGGACCTCCAAGCGGAAGGCCTCGATGAAAAGCTCCTGCTGCGCTCCGATGGTACCTCCGTCTATATTACTCAAGACCTGGGCACGGCCGAGCTGAAGTATCAGGATTTCCACTACGACCTGTCCGTCTATGTCATTGCCGACGAGCAGAACTACCACATGCAGGTACTGAAGGCGGTGTTGGCCAAGCTCGGCAAGCCCTATGCCGACGCCATCTACCACCTCAGCTACGGCATGGTGGATTTGCCCTCGGGCAAGATGAAAAGCCGGGAAGGCACTGTAGTGGATGCCGATGAGCTGGTGCGCGAAGTAGTGGAAGCCGCCAAGCAAGCCACGCTGGAAAAAGGCAAGATCGAAGGGCTGAGCGAAGAGGAAGCTGCGCAGCTGTTCCATATGCTGGGCCTAGGCGCGCTCAAATACTACCTGCTGAAAGTGGACCCCAAGAAGCGGATGCTCTTCAACCCCGAAGAATCGGTGAGCTTGGAAGGCCACACCGGTCCGTTCATTCAGTACAGCCACGCCCGGATTTCCAGCATCCTGCGCAAAGCCGCCGAGCAGGGCGTTGGGGTGGATGCCGCCCTGAGCGGCCTCACGGAAATACACGACACCGAACGGGACATGATTCAGGAACTAGGCCGCTACGCTGCCGTGGTGGCCGAAGCAGCCCGGGCGCAGTCGCCGGCGTTGGTGGCGCAGTACGCCTACGATGTGGCCAAGGCCTACAACAGGTTCTACACCGAAGTGCCGATTTTCATTGAGCCCGATGCCACCAAGAAAGCGTTCCGGGTTGCTCTGTCTGCGCAAACAGCCCGCGCTATAAAATGCAGCATGGGCTTGCTTGGTATCGAAGTGCCCGAGCGGATGTAG
- a CDS encoding arginase, whose product MRRIKLLEVRSELGAGTRGASMGVDALKVACLNKGCDYFRRFNSVVVPDLNHVLFEPNQFPYARHIDSIYTVQRAVASAVEQTLRFGEFPLVLSADHSSANATIAGIKAAYPHKTLGVIWIDAHADIHSPYTTPSGNVHGMPLAASLAEDNRECQRQQPDEETEFFWQRLKNLSVPGPRLRPEHLVYVAVRDTEPEEEALIERLGIRWIRLPEIQQKGSRQLTREIYEHLRFCDMVYISFDVDSLDASFSRGTGTPVADGLYLSEGENLCQDLLENERVVCFEMGEINPTLDNENTMANNAFNILEKATEAIERRLRMDEVVSR is encoded by the coding sequence ATGCGACGCATCAAGCTTTTGGAAGTGCGGTCCGAACTCGGAGCCGGTACCCGAGGCGCCAGTATGGGGGTTGATGCCCTTAAAGTGGCTTGCCTCAACAAAGGGTGCGACTACTTCCGCCGGTTTAACTCGGTTGTCGTCCCCGACTTAAACCACGTGCTCTTCGAGCCCAACCAGTTTCCGTACGCTCGCCACATCGACTCGATCTATACCGTGCAACGGGCCGTAGCCAGCGCCGTCGAGCAGACGCTACGCTTCGGAGAGTTTCCGTTGGTGCTGTCCGCCGACCACAGCAGCGCCAATGCCACCATTGCCGGTATCAAGGCCGCGTATCCGCACAAAACGCTGGGCGTTATCTGGATTGATGCCCACGCCGACATTCACTCGCCTTACACCACGCCCTCGGGCAACGTGCACGGGATGCCTCTAGCCGCGTCTCTGGCCGAAGACAACCGCGAGTGCCAGCGCCAGCAGCCCGACGAGGAAACCGAGTTCTTCTGGCAGCGCCTAAAAAATCTGAGTGTGCCCGGCCCACGCCTGCGCCCCGAACACCTAGTGTACGTAGCCGTCCGCGACACCGAGCCCGAAGAAGAAGCGCTGATTGAGCGCCTGGGTATCCGCTGGATTCGTTTGCCCGAAATTCAGCAGAAAGGCTCCCGCCAGCTTACCCGCGAAATCTACGAGCACCTGCGCTTCTGCGACATGGTGTACATTTCCTTTGATGTAGATAGCCTCGACGCGAGTTTCAGCCGGGGCACCGGTACGCCCGTCGCCGACGGGTTGTACTTATCAGAAGGCGAAAACCTGTGCCAGGACCTGCTGGAGAACGAGCGGGTGGTGTGCTTCGAGATGGGCGAAATCAACCCCACCCTCGACAACGAAAACACCATGGCCAACAACGCTTTCAACATCCTGGAAAAAGCCACGGAAGCCATTGAGCGCCGCCTGCGCATGGACGAGGTGGTGAGTAGGTAA
- a CDS encoding type III PLP-dependent enzyme domain-containing protein, which yields MDTYHDLISQTFDFPSQEFRVEQNELRFHDIDLMALVEKHGTPLRLTYLPRITTQIQRAKQWFKEGIEQTGYQGRYSYAYCTKASHFSFVVEEALKNDVHIETSSWFDMSIIRSMHAKGKVSKETFIICNGFKPEEYKQEVTALINDGFVNCMPILDSPNEVQYYHDHVREKCNLGMRLASDEEPRFQFYTSRLGIRYADAIPLYQQRIKDDPRFELKMLHYFINTGIKDTSYYWSELSRFVHKYCELRKVCDTLTTIDIGGGLPIQTSIQPEYDYPYMIAEVLRTVKRICGEEGVPEPDIFTEFGIFTVGESGATIYSILDEKLQNDKELWYMIDGSFITNLPDTWALNQRFIMLALNGWNKQYKRIQLGGLTCDSQDYYNSEKHIYQVFLPERKPADTEPLYVGFFHTGAYQESLSGYGGIKHCLIPAPKMVILDRDEEGNLTDRVFAEKQDSASMMRILGYQ from the coding sequence ATGGATACTTATCACGACCTGATTTCCCAGACTTTCGACTTCCCCAGCCAAGAGTTTCGCGTGGAGCAGAACGAGCTGCGCTTCCACGATATCGACTTGATGGCGCTAGTAGAAAAGCACGGCACTCCGTTGCGCCTTACCTATCTGCCCCGCATTACCACCCAAATCCAACGGGCCAAGCAGTGGTTTAAAGAAGGCATCGAGCAGACCGGCTACCAAGGCCGCTACTCGTACGCGTATTGCACCAAAGCGTCGCACTTCTCTTTCGTAGTGGAAGAGGCCCTCAAAAACGACGTGCACATTGAAACCTCGTCGTGGTTCGACATGAGCATTATCCGGTCCATGCACGCCAAAGGCAAGGTTTCCAAGGAGACATTCATCATCTGCAACGGCTTTAAGCCCGAGGAGTACAAGCAGGAAGTAACGGCCCTCATCAACGACGGCTTCGTGAACTGCATGCCTATTCTGGACTCGCCGAACGAGGTACAGTACTACCACGACCACGTGCGGGAGAAGTGCAACCTCGGCATGCGCCTGGCCTCCGACGAGGAACCCCGCTTCCAGTTTTACACCTCGCGCCTGGGCATCCGCTACGCCGACGCTATCCCGCTATATCAGCAGCGTATTAAAGACGATCCACGCTTTGAGTTGAAGATGCTGCACTACTTCATCAACACGGGCATCAAAGACACGTCGTACTACTGGTCGGAGCTGAGCCGCTTCGTGCACAAGTACTGCGAGCTGCGCAAAGTGTGTGACACGCTGACTACCATCGACATTGGCGGCGGCCTGCCCATCCAAACCTCGATTCAGCCCGAGTATGACTACCCGTATATGATTGCGGAGGTGCTGCGCACCGTTAAGCGAATCTGTGGGGAAGAGGGCGTACCGGAGCCCGACATCTTCACCGAGTTCGGCATCTTCACGGTGGGTGAGTCGGGTGCTACTATCTACTCAATTCTGGACGAGAAGCTCCAGAACGACAAAGAGTTGTGGTACATGATTGATGGCTCGTTCATTACCAACCTACCCGATACCTGGGCGCTAAACCAGCGCTTCATTATGCTGGCCCTCAACGGCTGGAACAAGCAGTACAAACGCATTCAGCTCGGCGGCCTTACGTGCGATTCGCAGGATTATTATAATTCTGAAAAGCACATATACCAAGTGTTCCTACCCGAGCGCAAACCCGCCGATACCGAACCGTTGTATGTGGGCTTCTTCCACACCGGAGCTTACCAAGAAAGCCTAAGCGGCTACGGCGGCATCAAGCATTGCTTGATTCCAGCGCCTAAAATGGTAATTCTGGATCGAGACGAGGAAGGCAACTTAACGGACCGGGTGTTTGCAGAAAAGCAGGATAGTGCCTCCATGATGCGCATCCTAGGTTATCAATAA